TATCGCCTTGATCGCCCCTGTGCTCAAACGTGAGTCTCAAAGACCGGGGCGCTCCTTCTTATCTTCCGCTTCCATTATAGCGTAATTTTGGGTACTATTAAAGAGTATGTCTCAAGAAAAACCGGTAAACGAAATTGAGGGCCAGATCGAGCGCATCACCTATTCTAATAAGGAGAACAGCTACACCATCGCCAAAATCCGTATGCAGGACAGAGGCGATCTTGTCACTGTCGTGGGCACGCTCTATTCGGTGACGCCGGGTGACACGTTAAAACTTAAGGGCCAATGGAACAGGCATCCCCGTTACGGTGAGCAATTCCAAGTGGCATCTTATGAACCCGTTATGCCGGCAACAGTGAAGGGCATCGAAAAGTATCTCGGCTCGGGCATGATCAGGGGCATAGGGCCCGTCATGGCAAAGAGGCTTGTGTCACGGTTCGGCGAAGAGACCCTGAAGGTAATCGATACCAACATAGAAAGACTTTTCGAAGTTCAAGGCGTAGGCGAAAAACGGGTGGAGATGATCAAGGACGCCTGGGAGGAACAGAGCGAAATCCGTAGCGTCATGGTCTTTCTTCAAGGCAACGGCATAAGCCCCACCTATGCCGCAAAGATTTACAAACAATACGGCAGCAACTCCGTGCGCGTTGTAACCGAAAATCCTTATCGACTCGCTATGGACGTGTTTGGGATCGGATTTATCACCGCCGACAAGATCGCTGGTAATCTGGGCATAGAGAAAACCGCGCCTGCAAGGATTGAGGCGGGCATAATCTATGTCTTAAGCCAGCTCGCCGATCAGGGGCATGTCTACTATCCATATGCATCCCTCATTGAGCAGTGTGGTGAAATTCTGCAGATTGACGGGACCATTATTCCTCCCGCATTGGAAATCCTCACCCAGGAAAAGAAGATCTATGTTGAACAAGCCCTCGCCCCGAACTCCGGAGCGCAACTCCCCTCCACGGCGCCTGTCTATCTTGCAGGGTTCTATCTGTCGGAACGGGGCATTGCCACTAAACTCAAGGCGCTTTGCTCATACCCAAAACAGCAGCAGCTTATCAACGTTGACGAAGCCGTCGATTGGGTGCGGAAAGACCTGAACATAAGCTTTTCAGCGAAACAGCTCGAGGGCATCAGGGCGTCGGTGGAAAGCAAGCTGATGGTCCTGACCGGGGGCCCGGGAACAGGGAAGACGACTATTATCAACGCCATCATACGGATCGCCCACAGAATGGGTCAGAGGGTCCTGCTGACCGCCCCCACGGGCAGGGCGGCAAAGAGAATGGCCGAGACCACGGGGCACGAATCAAAAACCATCCACAGGCTGCTCGAGTACAGTCCTTCCAGAGGATCCGATGGCGGTGGTTTTAAACGGGATGAGAATAACCCGCTTGACGCGGACCTCGTTATCGTGGACGAAGTCTCCATGGTAGATACGCTCCTCATGCACCACTTTCTCAAAGCCGTGCCCGAAAAAGCTACGCTCATCCTGGTCGGGGATGTTGATCAATTGCCTTCGGTGGGACCAGGAAATGTGCTTCGGGACATCATTGAAGCCGGGATCATGCCTGTGGTCCGGTTGAATGAGATATTCCGGCAGTCACAGAGGAGCATGATCATTGTGAACGCTCACCGGGTCAATCACGGAGAGATGCCCGAACTGGAAAGGAAGACGGAACATGCGCACGATTTCTATTTCACTGCCCTTGAGGAACCGGAAAAGGTGGTGGAAGAAATCGTCCGGCTCTATAAGGAGGTCATACCGTCGAG
The sequence above is drawn from the Syntrophorhabdaceae bacterium genome and encodes:
- a CDS encoding ATP-dependent RecD-like DNA helicase translates to MSQEKPVNEIEGQIERITYSNKENSYTIAKIRMQDRGDLVTVVGTLYSVTPGDTLKLKGQWNRHPRYGEQFQVASYEPVMPATVKGIEKYLGSGMIRGIGPVMAKRLVSRFGEETLKVIDTNIERLFEVQGVGEKRVEMIKDAWEEQSEIRSVMVFLQGNGISPTYAAKIYKQYGSNSVRVVTENPYRLAMDVFGIGFITADKIAGNLGIEKTAPARIEAGIIYVLSQLADQGHVYYPYASLIEQCGEILQIDGTIIPPALEILTQEKKIYVEQALAPNSGAQLPSTAPVYLAGFYLSERGIATKLKALCSYPKQQQLINVDEAVDWVRKDLNISFSAKQLEGIRASVESKLMVLTGGPGTGKTTIINAIIRIAHRMGQRVLLTAPTGRAAKRMAETTGHESKTIHRLLEYSPSRGSDGGGFKRDENNPLDADLVIVDEVSMVDTLLMHHFLKAVPEKATLILVGDVDQLPSVGPGNVLRDIIEAGIMPVVRLNEIFRQSQRSMIIVNAHRVNHGEMPELERKTEHAHDFYFTALEEPEKVVEEIVRLYKEVIPSRFGFDPMNDIQVLTPMHRGVVGVTNLNAELQKELNPCAHELVRAGKLFKTGDKVLQTRNNYDKDIYNGDIGRIRAIDTEVQEVKVDYDGRIISYEYADLDEIILAYAISVHKSQGSEYPVV